The Cucumis melo cultivar AY chromosome 6, USDA_Cmelo_AY_1.0, whole genome shotgun sequence genome includes a region encoding these proteins:
- the LOC103490708 gene encoding uncharacterized protein LOC103490708, producing MAATIKHSFLSSSNPIHLPPISTNFLKSHPSSTKICHKRLGFSTPRLKILKCTSESNDQAQNDFNLKNALSSMVGEQVEELLNREENRSLLDGLEKASMRVEIAKKQLAEIEKQELELKRFKDYVSQLENRASEIEECQKEILEARGMIEEAERSLAQSEGGNAIRDGEDGGLDRDEERFESVKVASISAIVGTLAGLPIFLNQVNSTSQLLLPTAITFISCALFGVTFRYTIRRDLDNIQLKTGTSAAFGFVKGLATLDGGVPLELSAESFSSHVIDAAVYVSENLYIFICAAVALDYCFKMSLLSPFPIRKSISRVN from the exons atgGCTGCAACAATCAAACattcatttctttcttcttcaaatcCAATTCATCTCCCCCCAATCTCCACAAACTTTCTCAAATCCCACCCTTCCTCCACCAAAATCTGCCACAAACGTTTAGGTTTCTCGACACCGCGTCTCAAAATCCTGAAATGTACCTCGGAATCCAACGATCAAGCTCAAAACGATTTCAATTTGAAGAATGCTCTGTCCAGCATGGTTGGTGAGCAAGTTGAGGAGCTTTTGAATAGGGAAGAGAATAGGAGTTTGCTCGATGGCTTGGAGAAGGCGTCGATGAGAGTTGAAATCGCGAAAAAACAGCTTGCTGAGATTGAGAAACAGGAACTTGAGCTCAAACGATTCAAGGATTATGTTAGCCAGCTTGAAAATAGAGCATCCGAG ATTGAAGAATGTCAAAAGGAGATATTGGAGGCAAGAGGGATGATTGAGGAGGCCGAGCGCTCTCTCGCACAAAGTGAGGGTGGAAATGCTATAAGAGATGGAGAAGACGGAGGACTTGATAGAGATGAAGAGAGATTTGAGTCTGTAAAAGTAGCCTCCATATCAGCCATTGTTGGCACACTTGCAGGACTGCCAATCTTTCTTAATCAAGTGAACAGCACTTCTCAGCTTCTACTCCCTACAGCTATCACATTTATTAGCTGTGCCTTGTTTGGAGTTACTTTCCGATACACGATAAGGAGAGACTTGGATAATATCCAACTCAAGACTGGAACATCTGCCGCTTTTGGCTTCGTTAAAG GTCTTGCAACACTAGATGGTGGAGTCCCTTTGGAGTTGAGTGCTGAGAGTTTCTCTTCACATGTTATTGATGCAGCTGTGTATGTATCTGAAAACCTTTACATATTTATTTGTGCTGCTGTTGCACTAGATTACTGTTTCAAGATGAGTTTATTGAGCCCTTTTCctataagaaaatcaatatcAAGGGTTAACTAG